The following coding sequences are from one Clarias gariepinus isolate MV-2021 ecotype Netherlands chromosome 19, CGAR_prim_01v2, whole genome shotgun sequence window:
- the LOC128507749 gene encoding proline-rich protein 7, with the protein MVMSQGTYTFLACFAGFWLIWALIVMVCCFCSFVQRKLKRRREERLREQCLRALEMEPLECTAVGYPSREPPQFCSPSQMISPQLPVAHTIPQGSWTPPPVSILPADTDACGKPPCYEEAVLMEDPPPPYSEVLADPRGGTYTKPVLRSSREHQESETRKMAPVTVFSERGYSSLIRLPSARRWDSLDHLLSNVDLNHSSMALEPPASAMATMPRDGRVHMDLSLRSLRPLDHSYGLPTAFPLLGRSTAV; encoded by the exons ATGGTGATGTCCCAGGGTACCTACACTTTCCTGGCGTGCTTTGCTGGATTCTGGCTGATTTGGGCCCTGATCGTGATGGTTTGCTGCTTCTGCAGCTTTGTGCAGCGTAAACTGAAGCGGCGGCGCGAGGAGAGGCTGAGGGAGCAGTGTCTAAGGGCCTTGGAGATGGAACCTTTGGAGTGCACAGCGGTAGGATACCCTTCAAGAGAACCACCTCAGTTCTGTTCTCCGTCTCAGATGATATCTCCGCAGCTGCCGGTCGCCCACACGATCCCCCAAGGGAGCTGGACACCACCACCAG TTTCCATCCTGCCAGCCGATACCGACGCCTGTGGAAAGCCTCCTTGCTACGAGGAAGCCGTTCTGATGGAGGATCCCCCTCCCCCTTACAGCGAGGTCCTCGCCGACCCCAGAGGAGGAACGTACACTAAACCTGTCCTCAGGTCCTCCAGGGAGCACCAGGAGTCCGAGACCAGAAAGATGGCCCCCGTGACTGTGTTCTCGGAGCGCGGTTACTCGTCGCTGATCCGCTTGCCCTCGGCCAGGCGCTGGGACTCGCTGGACCACCTGCTCTCCAACGTGGACCTTAACCACTCCAGCATGGCGTTGGAGCCGCCCGCCTCGGCCATGGCCACGATGCCGCGCGACGGACGCGTTCACATGGACCTGAGCCTGCGCAGCCTACGGCCTCTGGACCACAGCTACGGACTGCCCACCGCTTTCCCCCTGTTGGGACGGAGCACGGCAGTGTGA